A section of the bacterium SCSIO 12696 genome encodes:
- a CDS encoding putative porin, whose product MTLSRALTCTLCLTASSVSFANTFQYEISGSYSELREEQLVPNSGFSPLPFSSFGPIELTTQTVETDSKGIAGSYFFSPVDTSRGPLAEAAFLDRASSITLNYSDARNIDTLGISGLYINKEHGWIIGASFSQQDLPFGFGSADRKSLSVGYYVATNTTITLDWIDNDNLFSLADEEYIARVRHFGEFISGLNYSVSGFFGTADGNNVDSSDTYGITAIVYPNRRLSFGVGYTDAEIKLATFSSVIPDDSLIFSGIDVAFNPTAPFDTATFSPIQITNRIENSTYGVFTRWFFNEMSSITLAYDRSNRKSRSFISGNTEGVGVGTLNSLNPETDGDLWSINVNLRF is encoded by the coding sequence ATGACGCTATCGCGCGCTCTCACCTGTACTCTTTGCCTAACTGCCAGCTCCGTATCTTTTGCCAACACATTTCAGTACGAAATTTCCGGGTCTTACTCCGAGCTCAGAGAAGAGCAGCTTGTTCCCAACTCGGGCTTTTCCCCACTCCCTTTTTCTAGTTTCGGCCCCATAGAGCTTACAACACAAACCGTCGAAACTGACTCAAAGGGTATAGCTGGCAGCTATTTCTTTAGCCCTGTGGATACATCAAGAGGGCCCTTGGCAGAAGCCGCTTTTTTGGATCGCGCTTCAAGCATTACTCTGAATTACAGTGACGCCAGAAATATCGATACATTGGGCATATCAGGTCTATACATCAACAAAGAACATGGCTGGATTATCGGTGCCAGCTTCTCCCAACAGGATTTGCCGTTCGGGTTCGGCAGCGCAGACCGAAAGAGCTTATCTGTGGGCTACTACGTGGCAACAAATACAACAATTACTCTGGATTGGATAGACAACGACAATCTATTTAGCCTCGCTGACGAAGAGTACATAGCCAGGGTACGGCATTTTGGTGAGTTTATTTCCGGGCTCAATTACTCTGTCAGTGGTTTTTTTGGGACCGCCGATGGCAACAATGTTGATTCAAGTGACACATACGGCATCACCGCGATCGTATACCCGAATCGCCGGCTGAGTTTTGGTGTCGGCTATACCGATGCAGAAATAAAACTGGCAACCTTTTCAAGTGTTATCCCCGACGACTCACTTATCTTCTCTGGTATCGACGTTGCTTTTAACCCTACAGCGCCATTCGATACTGCTACCTTCTCGCCAATACAAATAACAAATCGTATTGAAAATTCCACTTACGGTGTTTTTACACGTTGGTTCTTTAATGAAATGTCGAGCATCACACTGGCCTATGATCGCTCCAATAGAAAATCACGCAGCTTTATTTCAGGAAACACGGAGGGAGTTGGAGTAGGTACGTTAAACAGTTTAAATCCAGAAACTGATGGTGATCTTTGGTCTATCAATGTCAACCTGCGTTTTTAG
- a CDS encoding MSHA biogenesis protein MshP: MGRQQGYLMPLAAFILVAMAVMAATLMRTSGQTGISVAQEAITLQAFYSAESGAQLGMSNLYYDSANPLSQAAINNRCDTMNLAPSFSAAGLSNCSAAVSCGRNTSGTASFYTITSVGNCGSGEVRATRTVEVSAFFE, encoded by the coding sequence ATTGGACGACAGCAAGGCTACCTGATGCCGCTGGCGGCATTTATTCTGGTAGCAATGGCGGTTATGGCCGCAACGCTGATGCGCACCAGTGGGCAAACTGGCATTTCCGTGGCACAGGAGGCCATTACCCTGCAAGCGTTTTACAGCGCCGAAAGTGGTGCCCAGCTGGGCATGAGTAATCTGTACTACGACAGCGCCAACCCACTCAGCCAGGCGGCCATTAACAATCGCTGCGACACCATGAATTTAGCCCCATCATTCAGCGCTGCAGGGCTTTCCAATTGCAGCGCGGCCGTTAGCTGTGGTCGCAACACCAGCGGCACAGCCAGTTTTTACACTATTACCAGCGTGGGCAACTGCGGCAGCGGCGAGGTGAGAGCCACCCGCACTGTAGAAGTATCGGCATTTTTTGAATGA
- a CDS encoding prepilin-type N-terminal cleavage/methylation domain-containing protein — translation MASTHTTPVAQQSGFTLIELITVIVLLAIIATIGSNFVVSSTESYQQVQSRAKLVNKSRQAMERMTRQLRGAVPNSIQLFAANTCIKFLPMASGGFYQNPIPDNANGAAASSAIGSAPYQVDFGTARYAIIGALNDNDIYSGGASASLSSPLTQGSSQSGIALSSDQVWIRNSIERRFFLADDPQAFCVVGNELHFLQGNTLGWTPSGTGNLMAQQVAGGFALQAGTESRSTIVDIDLDFTEGGETVNLQQQVTIRNVP, via the coding sequence ATGGCGAGCACCCACACCACTCCCGTAGCCCAGCAATCCGGCTTTACACTGATCGAACTGATCACCGTAATCGTCTTACTGGCCATTATCGCCACCATCGGCAGCAACTTTGTGGTGTCCAGCACCGAGAGTTACCAGCAGGTACAAAGCCGCGCCAAACTGGTAAACAAAAGTCGCCAGGCCATGGAGCGTATGACCCGGCAACTGCGCGGCGCAGTACCCAACAGCATTCAGCTGTTTGCTGCCAACACCTGCATTAAATTCCTGCCTATGGCCAGTGGCGGCTTTTACCAAAACCCCATACCCGACAATGCCAATGGCGCTGCCGCCAGCAGCGCCATTGGCAGCGCCCCTTACCAAGTGGATTTTGGCACCGCTCGTTACGCGATCATCGGCGCTCTTAACGACAACGATATTTACAGCGGCGGGGCCAGTGCCTCCCTGTCCAGCCCACTAACGCAAGGCAGCAGTCAGAGCGGCATTGCACTGTCATCCGATCAAGTTTGGATTCGAAACTCGATTGAGAGACGTTTTTTTCTGGCAGACGATCCCCAGGCGTTTTGTGTGGTTGGCAATGAGCTGCACTTTTTGCAGGGCAACACGTTGGGATGGACGCCTTCAGGAACCGGCAACTTGATGGCACAACAGGTAGCAGGCGGTTTTGCCTTACAGGCAGGCACAGAGTCCCGCAGCACCATCGTGGATATTGACCTGGATTTCACCGAAGGGGGCGAAACCGTCAACCTTCAACAACAAGTGACCATTCGCAATGTGCCTTAA
- a CDS encoding prepilin-type N-terminal cleavage/methylation domain-containing protein, producing the protein MHIRCSTFNSETGFTLVEMVVFLVVISIGLGALIAVYNQSLINSVDPLVRVKMLEIAQSQLDEVAARKYDENTPTGGVPACGSAETGAQPCSFGLDTGENLTNAASLDDVDDFHNYSTTVSGYNSAVTVNLAGTELGIANGNAKRITVTVTASTGDTLTLSSYRVNF; encoded by the coding sequence ATGCACATTAGATGCTCAACGTTCAACTCCGAAACCGGTTTTACTCTAGTGGAAATGGTGGTGTTTCTGGTGGTTATCTCCATCGGGCTGGGGGCGCTGATCGCGGTGTATAACCAATCTCTGATCAACAGCGTAGACCCGCTGGTGCGAGTCAAAATGCTGGAAATTGCACAGTCTCAATTAGACGAAGTCGCCGCACGCAAATACGACGAAAACACGCCCACCGGCGGCGTGCCCGCCTGCGGCAGTGCCGAAACCGGCGCCCAACCCTGCAGTTTTGGTCTGGACACTGGCGAGAACCTGACCAACGCCGCAAGCCTGGACGACGTGGACGACTTCCACAATTACAGCACTACTGTTTCCGGCTACAACAGCGCCGTCACTGTGAACTTGGCCGGCACCGAGCTGGGTATTGCCAACGGCAACGCCAAACGCATTACCGTCACTGTTACTGCGTCCACCGGCGATACCCTTACTCTATCCAGCTACCGGGTGAATTTTTAA
- a CDS encoding type II secretion system protein — MGRDRGFSLVELITVLAILGVVSAVVASRFANTSSFNVLTARDNIVAGLFYAQQVAIARGNSATIEFIANGNSVTVEEDGVTLDSANYPLSLPSGITITPNATLVFDKLGRTNATSFTLSDGSGTSATITVEATGYAH, encoded by the coding sequence ATGGGTCGAGATCGTGGTTTTTCCCTCGTTGAACTAATTACTGTCCTAGCCATACTTGGAGTGGTTTCTGCAGTTGTGGCAAGCCGCTTTGCAAATACTTCTTCTTTTAATGTACTTACGGCCCGCGACAATATTGTCGCGGGTTTGTTTTATGCTCAACAAGTAGCTATTGCACGAGGCAACAGCGCCACCATTGAATTTATTGCCAATGGCAACAGCGTTACTGTGGAAGAAGACGGCGTTACGCTAGACTCCGCCAACTATCCACTATCGCTGCCCAGCGGCATTACCATCACCCCCAACGCCACTCTGGTCTTCGATAAACTAGGGCGCACCAACGCCACCAGCTTCACCCTGAGCGATGGTTCAGGAACCAGTGCCACCATTACTGTGGAGGCCACTGGGTATGCACATTAG
- a CDS encoding type II secretion system protein: MNRQAGFTLIELIAVIVILGILAAVAVPRFVNLQDSARQAAVEGAAAALAGASSLNNAANLVADAGIAGATAPTAVTNCTGVAALLDGGLDAQFTITAAAIPGPQGNSIDCTVSDANDAARSATFRAHNVTNP, translated from the coding sequence ATGAACCGTCAAGCGGGTTTTACCCTGATCGAACTGATCGCCGTTATTGTTATTTTGGGGATTTTGGCAGCGGTTGCTGTACCAAGATTTGTAAATTTGCAAGACTCTGCAAGGCAGGCCGCTGTTGAAGGGGCAGCTGCTGCACTAGCCGGGGCATCTTCTCTGAATAACGCAGCAAACCTAGTTGCTGATGCAGGTATTGCAGGAGCGACAGCACCTACTGCAGTAACTAACTGTACTGGCGTAGCAGCATTACTAGATGGTGGCCTTGATGCTCAATTCACAATCACAGCCGCTGCAATCCCAGGTCCACAAGGAAACTCTATTGACTGTACGGTTTCAGATGCAAATGATGCAGCTCGATCTGCTACTTTCCGTGCACATAATGTAACCAATCCATAA
- a CDS encoding type II secretion system F family protein has product MSGTFKYKGRDRNGVSVTGELQGASADAIASQLSRRGITPTAIDMAASNLASKEIKLPAWLRNEKVSTEDLIMFARQMYTITKAGIPLIVSIRGLADTVHNRLLQDALHDIVERLETGTELSAAMSQHPKVFSDLIINLVRVGEDSGRVDEAFLQLSEYLERDQETARGVKTALRYPSFVLLAIAIAMAVVNTMVIPKFADMFNKFGAELPLPTQILIGISDFFVTFWPYLLVAAVGGFFWVRHYLNTEKGALNWGQRKLKLPVVGDIVNRATLARYARTFAMMLRSGVPLPKALELSARALDNPYLAAKVRDIRSSIERGDNLYRTHMASGMFTPLVLQMISVGEASGQVDTLLAEVAEYYEREVEYDLKNLSDRLEPIIIVIMAAFVLILALGIFLPMWDMFSIQQN; this is encoded by the coding sequence ATGAGCGGTACGTTCAAGTACAAAGGCCGAGACCGCAATGGTGTCAGCGTTACCGGTGAACTACAGGGCGCCAGTGCCGATGCCATCGCAAGCCAGCTGAGCCGTCGTGGCATCACCCCCACCGCCATCGATATGGCCGCCAGTAACCTGGCGTCCAAAGAAATCAAATTGCCCGCCTGGCTGCGCAACGAAAAAGTCAGCACCGAAGACCTGATCATGTTCGCCCGCCAGATGTACACCATCACCAAAGCGGGCATCCCCCTGATTGTCAGCATTCGCGGACTGGCGGACACGGTACACAATCGCCTGCTGCAAGATGCTCTACACGATATTGTCGAACGGCTGGAAACTGGCACCGAATTATCGGCGGCCATGAGCCAGCACCCCAAAGTGTTCAGTGACCTCATTATCAACCTGGTACGAGTCGGCGAAGACTCCGGCCGAGTGGACGAAGCTTTTTTGCAGCTGAGTGAATACCTGGAACGGGATCAGGAAACCGCCCGCGGTGTTAAAACTGCCCTGCGTTACCCGTCATTTGTACTGTTGGCAATCGCCATTGCCATGGCGGTGGTGAACACCATGGTGATTCCCAAGTTCGCCGATATGTTCAACAAGTTTGGGGCCGAGTTACCCCTACCTACCCAAATCCTTATTGGGATTTCCGATTTTTTTGTCACCTTCTGGCCCTACCTTTTGGTGGCTGCCGTGGGCGGCTTTTTCTGGGTACGCCATTATTTGAACACCGAAAAGGGAGCCCTTAACTGGGGTCAGCGCAAGCTCAAACTACCGGTAGTGGGCGATATCGTTAACCGCGCCACCCTGGCTCGTTATGCGCGCACCTTTGCCATGATGCTGCGCTCTGGGGTGCCACTGCCCAAAGCCCTTGAGCTGTCCGCAAGAGCGTTGGACAACCCGTATCTGGCCGCCAAAGTGCGTGATATTCGCTCCAGCATCGAGCGCGGTGACAACCTCTATCGCACCCATATGGCCAGCGGCATGTTTACCCCACTGGTGCTGCAAATGATTTCTGTGGGCGAGGCCAGTGGCCAGGTGGACACGCTGCTTGCAGAAGTGGCGGAGTATTACGAACGAGAAGTGGAATACGACCTGAAAAACCTCAGCGACCGATTAGAACCCATCATTATCGTCATTATGGCGGCCTTTGTTCTGATTCTGGCGCTGGGAATCTTCCTGCCCATGTGGGATATGTTCAGTATTCAGCAAAACTAG
- a CDS encoding type II/IV secretion system protein has protein sequence MAQPSAKPQRLRLGDLLVEKQLITEPQLMDALQAQKNSGLKLGKQLIELGLVQENELLGILSQQLNIPFIDLANYPFENAVVNLLPEAQARRHRVVVLEDRGDSLLLGMADPTDIFCLDDLAKVLNRHLEPAVVRESQLLDIVDVAYCQQEEIAHLAEQLHEELEESAVDLADIATDVTDSDAPVVKMLQKIFEDALRTKASDIHIEPDETVLRIRQRIDGVLSEQVMNEKSIAGALVVRLKLMSELDISEKRLPQDGRFNLKVSGRSIDVRLSTMPVQWGESVVMRLLDHSQGILGLEKVGMPQRMIDRVRHLLHRPNGLVLVTGPTGSGKTTTLYGGLTELNTPDRKIITVEDPVEYRLPRISQVQINHKIDLSFAKVLKATLRQDPDVLLVGEIRDRESAEIALRAAMTGHLVLSTLHTNDAITSALRLTDMGVDPYLVSAALKGVLAQRLVRKVCEHCAEPYEPDANELQLIKSLSRQRELENLNLRKGRGCVHCFNTGYRGRIGVFELLEIDRDMADALRENDIRAFNQAVHDHRSFRPLNVSALGYAAEGITTLSEVMRVSAEVDDTGEDDEQ, from the coding sequence ATGGCCCAACCCTCAGCCAAACCACAACGTCTGCGCCTCGGCGACCTGCTGGTGGAAAAACAGCTGATTACTGAACCTCAGCTGATGGATGCCCTGCAGGCACAAAAAAACAGTGGCCTCAAACTGGGCAAACAGCTGATTGAGTTGGGTTTGGTGCAGGAAAACGAACTGCTGGGCATTCTCTCCCAGCAACTCAACATTCCTTTTATCGACCTGGCCAACTACCCCTTCGAAAACGCGGTGGTCAACCTGCTGCCAGAGGCACAGGCGCGACGCCACCGGGTGGTGGTATTGGAAGATCGCGGCGACAGCCTGTTGTTGGGCATGGCCGACCCCACGGATATTTTTTGCCTCGACGATCTCGCTAAAGTGTTGAACAGGCACCTGGAGCCTGCCGTAGTGCGAGAGTCGCAGCTACTCGATATTGTCGATGTGGCCTACTGCCAGCAAGAAGAAATCGCCCACCTGGCCGAACAGCTGCACGAAGAGTTGGAAGAATCCGCCGTCGACCTGGCGGATATCGCCACCGACGTCACCGACAGTGACGCACCGGTGGTGAAGATGCTGCAAAAAATCTTCGAGGATGCCTTGCGTACCAAAGCTTCGGATATCCATATCGAACCAGACGAAACCGTGCTGCGTATTCGCCAGCGTATCGACGGCGTACTCAGCGAGCAGGTGATGAACGAGAAGAGCATCGCCGGCGCCTTGGTGGTGCGCCTCAAGCTCATGTCGGAACTGGATATCTCCGAAAAACGCCTGCCCCAGGATGGCCGCTTTAACCTCAAGGTGAGTGGTCGCAGCATCGACGTGCGCCTGTCCACTATGCCGGTGCAGTGGGGCGAATCTGTGGTGATGCGTTTGCTGGACCACAGCCAGGGCATCCTGGGATTGGAAAAAGTCGGCATGCCGCAACGTATGATTGACCGGGTACGCCACTTGCTTCATCGCCCCAACGGCCTGGTGCTGGTTACCGGCCCCACCGGCAGCGGTAAAACCACCACCTTGTACGGCGGCCTGACCGAACTCAATACCCCGGACCGCAAGATCATCACCGTGGAAGACCCGGTGGAGTACCGCCTGCCACGCATCAGCCAGGTACAGATCAACCACAAGATCGACCTCAGCTTTGCCAAGGTATTGAAAGCCACCTTGCGGCAAGACCCGGACGTACTGTTAGTCGGCGAGATTCGCGACCGGGAATCCGCCGAAATCGCCCTGCGCGCGGCCATGACTGGCCACCTGGTACTGTCCACCCTGCACACCAACGACGCCATCACCTCCGCCCTGCGCCTCACCGATATGGGGGTAGACCCATACCTCGTATCGGCAGCACTTAAGGGCGTACTGGCACAGCGGCTGGTACGCAAGGTATGCGAGCACTGCGCCGAACCCTATGAGCCGGATGCCAACGAGCTGCAGCTGATCAAAAGCCTGTCTCGCCAGCGGGAATTGGAAAACCTGAACCTGCGCAAAGGCCGGGGCTGTGTTCATTGCTTTAACACCGGCTACCGGGGGCGTATTGGGGTATTCGAATTACTGGAAATCGACCGGGACATGGCCGATGCCCTGCGGGAAAACGACATCCGCGCCTTTAACCAGGCGGTGCACGACCACCGTTCATTCCGACCACTGAACGTCAGTGCTCTGGGTTACGCCGCCGAAGGCATCACCACCCTCAGCGAAGTGATGCGAGTATCGGCGGAGGTGGATGACACCGGCGAGGATGACGAGCAATGA
- a CDS encoding AAA family ATPase: MYERYFQLREKPFSLTPDTQFFFNRQSHRSVLNTLVVALQQREGFIKVVGEVGTGKTLLCRKLMTSLSSKRYKAAYIPNPYLSPEELRYLLAEEIGADVSSDMPGPQVLSRITRRLIDLAADGKQVVMMIDEAQAMPRDTIEALRLLSNLETEKRKLLQVVLFGQPELDTLLGRKDLRQLKQRIMFSEYLTPFDKKGVGYYINHRLASAGYPDARLFSTAALSLLYRASGGVPRLINVLAHKALIACYGRGNRRVTSYHIARAIQDTPESKRTGKLLALRWHLLWPLLGAMSLAGTLVYAQGGVI, translated from the coding sequence ATGTATGAACGCTACTTCCAACTGCGTGAAAAGCCGTTCTCGCTGACCCCGGACACCCAGTTCTTTTTTAATCGGCAGAGCCATCGCAGCGTACTCAATACATTGGTTGTCGCGCTGCAACAGCGAGAAGGCTTTATTAAAGTGGTGGGGGAAGTAGGCACCGGGAAAACCCTGCTGTGCCGCAAGTTGATGACCAGCTTGAGCAGCAAGCGCTACAAAGCTGCCTATATTCCCAACCCTTACCTGTCGCCGGAGGAACTGCGTTACCTGCTGGCGGAAGAGATCGGCGCCGACGTCAGCTCCGACATGCCAGGGCCTCAGGTGTTGTCACGTATCACCCGCCGCCTGATCGACTTGGCTGCGGATGGCAAACAAGTGGTGATGATGATCGACGAAGCCCAGGCCATGCCCAGAGACACCATCGAAGCACTGCGCCTGCTCAGCAATCTGGAAACGGAAAAGCGCAAGCTGTTGCAAGTGGTTTTGTTTGGGCAGCCGGAACTGGACACCCTGCTCGGCCGCAAAGACCTGCGCCAACTCAAGCAACGTATTATGTTTTCAGAATACCTGACGCCATTCGATAAAAAAGGCGTGGGTTACTACATCAACCACCGACTGGCCTCTGCAGGTTACCCGGATGCCAGACTGTTTAGCACCGCGGCATTATCTCTGTTGTACCGAGCCTCTGGTGGCGTACCAAGGCTTATCAACGTACTCGCCCACAAAGCATTGATTGCCTGTTACGGGCGCGGCAATCGCCGGGTAACCAGCTATCACATCGCCCGCGCTATCCAGGACACACCGGAAAGCAAACGCACTGGCAAACTGCTGGCACTGCGCTGGCATCTGCTGTGGCCATTGCTGGGTGCCATGTCCCTGGCGGGCACATTGGTTTATGCCCAGGGGGGCGTGATATGA
- a CDS encoding secretin N-terminal domain-containing protein, translated as MLFKNRLPLSINRAALPIALAVLMAGCAPSVQKPLPAETQMDRIAAELQAPQAPAEVPNAVSDLLLGESSAEVSPAMERFDVAANDVPAGRFFLSLMEGTDINIVTDNNLKGTISLNLNDVTIEDVLEICREIYGYDYKISGNTYLISPRELSTQIFHIDYLDIKRVGLSDTTVSVGRLESSGGSNSRNNNRNFGGNNQGDSGLLSLLLADQQGNNQGSASGSSQGARIQTLTRSDFWSELRAFITSMVGGEVDGRQVMVSPQAGMVVVKALPNELHDVRDFLERSELSVQRQVQLEAKIIEVRLNDDYNAGINWNEIGGSLSYNYNNSRTGVTTGVFNSVFNIADINSFIDLLGEQGSVQVLSSPKQATINNQKAVLRVGSDEYFVTDISSDTTTSASAIVNTPDIEITPFFSGIALDVTPQISADGDIIMHVHPVITEVRDLVKPIQLGDQTFSFPTAFRDIRESDTIVRARNGEVVVLGGLMQEVEDYEKRRYAGAGDVPVIGGLFRGKTVRVRKSELVILIKPTIIDSNTTRHEVQRSRDRIRELGNEQRRLLRID; from the coding sequence ATGTTATTTAAAAATCGCCTGCCACTTTCTATTAACCGCGCCGCGCTGCCCATCGCCTTGGCCGTGTTAATGGCCGGGTGCGCACCCAGCGTACAAAAGCCCCTGCCCGCGGAAACCCAGATGGATCGCATTGCCGCAGAGCTGCAAGCACCGCAAGCGCCCGCAGAAGTGCCCAATGCGGTCAGCGACCTGCTACTGGGGGAAAGCAGTGCCGAAGTCAGCCCTGCCATGGAGCGCTTTGATGTCGCTGCCAACGATGTACCTGCCGGGCGCTTCTTCCTGAGCTTGATGGAAGGCACCGATATCAACATCGTCACAGACAACAACCTCAAAGGCACCATCAGCCTCAACCTCAACGATGTCACCATCGAAGACGTGCTGGAAATTTGCCGGGAAATCTACGGCTACGACTACAAGATCAGCGGCAACACCTACTTGATCTCCCCCAGAGAGCTGAGTACCCAGATATTCCACATCGACTACCTGGACATCAAACGGGTGGGCCTGTCCGATACCACGGTCAGCGTTGGCCGCCTGGAAAGCAGCGGTGGCAGTAATAGCCGCAACAATAACCGCAACTTTGGTGGCAACAATCAGGGCGACAGTGGCTTGCTCAGCCTGCTGCTGGCAGACCAGCAGGGCAATAATCAGGGCAGCGCCAGTGGCAGCAGCCAGGGAGCCCGCATCCAGACTTTGACTCGATCGGATTTCTGGAGTGAATTAAGGGCATTTATTACTTCCATGGTAGGCGGCGAAGTGGATGGTCGCCAGGTAATGGTATCGCCCCAGGCGGGCATGGTGGTGGTGAAAGCCCTGCCCAACGAGCTGCACGATGTGCGCGACTTCCTGGAACGTTCCGAGTTGAGCGTACAGCGCCAGGTACAGCTGGAGGCGAAGATTATCGAAGTGCGCCTCAACGACGATTACAACGCAGGAATTAACTGGAACGAGATTGGTGGCAGTCTTTCCTACAACTACAACAACAGCCGTACCGGTGTGACCACTGGGGTTTTCAACTCGGTGTTCAATATTGCTGACATCAACAGCTTTATCGACCTGCTGGGGGAACAGGGCTCGGTGCAGGTGCTGTCCAGTCCCAAACAAGCCACCATCAACAATCAGAAAGCGGTGCTGCGAGTGGGCTCCGACGAATACTTTGTGACCGACATTTCCAGCGACACCACCACCAGCGCCTCGGCGATTGTGAACACCCCAGACATTGAAATCACCCCGTTCTTCAGCGGCATCGCACTGGATGTAACCCCACAAATTTCCGCTGATGGCGACATCATCATGCACGTTCACCCAGTGATTACCGAAGTTCGAGACCTGGTAAAACCCATCCAGCTGGGTGACCAGACCTTCAGCTTCCCGACTGCATTCCGGGATATTCGTGAATCCGACACCATCGTGCGCGCCAGAAACGGCGAAGTGGTGGTACTGGGCGGCCTGATGCAAGAAGTAGAAGACTACGAAAAACGCCGCTACGCCGGCGCTGGCGATGTACCGGTAATCGGCGGCCTGTTCCGCGGCAAAACCGTCAGAGTGCGCAAATCCGAACTGGTGATCTTGATCAAGCCCACAATCATCGACAGCAATACCACCCGCCACGAGGTACAGCGAAGCCGCGACCGGATTCGCGAACTGGGCAACGAACAGCGCAGGTTATTGAGAATTGATTGA
- the pilO gene encoding type 4a pilus biogenesis protein PilO has translation MNALSAKFDALQQREKVLLSLVAVAVIYMIVEFVLLKPADDEHQQLLKQLQANRDTMATSQEQMQQLQASAAGNKGPQLQALEQQIDALRSELASLSGGLADAQQLPRILEDVLVKTGKLTLERLEAQPVEELQLAATDSDGEAVSAGVFKHPVTLQLSGRYFDVVAYLEALEALPWGLRWEQLSYRAADYPTADVTLQVYTLTTEEGLFGNE, from the coding sequence ATGAATGCCCTGTCTGCCAAATTTGATGCCCTGCAGCAGCGGGAAAAAGTGTTACTGAGCCTGGTGGCAGTGGCGGTGATCTACATGATTGTCGAGTTTGTCCTGCTCAAACCCGCTGACGATGAGCACCAACAGCTGCTCAAACAATTGCAAGCCAACCGCGACACCATGGCCACCAGCCAAGAGCAAATGCAGCAACTGCAAGCCAGCGCCGCTGGTAATAAAGGGCCACAACTGCAGGCCCTGGAACAGCAAATTGACGCCCTGCGCAGCGAACTCGCCAGCCTGTCTGGTGGTTTGGCAGACGCTCAACAACTGCCAAGAATTCTCGAAGACGTGCTGGTTAAAACCGGCAAGCTGACTCTGGAGCGCCTGGAGGCACAGCCGGTGGAAGAGCTGCAATTGGCCGCCACCGATAGCGATGGCGAAGCGGTCAGTGCAGGCGTATTCAAGCACCCGGTAACCCTGCAACTGAGCGGCCGCTATTTTGATGTAGTGGCCTACCTGGAAGCCCTGGAAGCCCTGCCCTGGGGGCTGCGCTGGGAACAACTGAGCTATCGCGCCGCCGATTACCCCACAGCGGATGTCACCTTACAGGTCTACACCCTGACCACCGAGGAGGGCTTGTTTGGAAATGAATAG